From a single Megalobrama amblycephala isolate DHTTF-2021 unplaced genomic scaffold, ASM1881202v1 scaffold521, whole genome shotgun sequence genomic region:
- the LOC125261893 gene encoding uncharacterized protein LOC125261893, protein MALLLLVHINPKLVRKIRLTKVPETLEELYNELRHKLELVGEFCIQYEDSDFGQAVCNLIDIAELPSEKAVLHILWSNEDMPSPPPPTPTRSSSISSLDTAIIGSPDSIHSLSSVVRTYRRNVSQWPTPFPVPQFSYDVELILRKGNDTFEISGKGLHVTRDVKKEILDKLAQEIFSVKAYPEKHEFDSVAAELVNKHPCLKEPGGGTGYAGWTTSIKYKMGNYRSKLRQAGCNEVGVNRRSRREEADDHGVNRRRRDDDDGDGGPEGRFSLKKPKRGEVNHVPDHPESHTEDDLEDLRSSLVEAMKKKNKDMEFIRQKMDITFSLRRMEIVEMEPMVSEVLERWPGLFLEEQICQEFTRVTTKDLMGTFKAALEMFTPRLLKLYRARKGAFSREMETLLEMLDKQTSDITSHRRQAAVEGLPIFLRENTEKLFSRCLATDADDKQMKGIKMGVLTVLDDDNDAVINIALVLEETIVLKDIPDTPTALAYLFGLLYALNMEFPKDIRYTFETIQHIFMEMSTDCSQRVRSFKTKLLNQ, encoded by the exons ATG GCTTTGTTGCTTCTGGTCCACATAAATCCCAAACTCGTCCGTAAGATTCGGCTGACCAAAGTTCCTGAAACTTTAGAGGAACTGTACAATGAACTGCGTCACAAACTTGAACTTGTGGGTGAATTCTGTATACAGTATGAAGACTCAGACTTTGGCCAGGCAGTTTGCAACCTGATTGACATAGCAGAGTTGCCTTCAGAAAAGGCTGTCTTGCATATTCTGTGGAGCAATGAGGACATGCCATCACCACCACCTCCAACACCAACTCGGTCATCCTCCATCTCTTCCCTTGACACAGCCATCATTGGATCTCCAGACTCAATCCACAGCTTATCTTCAGTTGTGCGGACATATAGGAGGAACGTTTCACAGTGGCCCACTCCGTTCCCAGTACCACAATTCTCATATGATGTTGAACTGATACTCCGCAAGGGGAATGACACATTTGAAATATCAGGGAAGGGTTTACATGTAACCAGAGATGTGAAAAAAGAGATTCTGGACAAGCTGGCACAAGAAATATTTTCTGTGAAAGCCTACCCTGAAAAACATGAGTTCGATTCTGTTGCCGCTGAACTTGTCAACAAACATCCCTGCCTCAAAGAGCCTGGTGGTGGTACTGGATATGCGGGATGGACAACCAGCATAAAGTACAAGATGGGGAACTACAGATCAAAACTACGTCAAGCTGGATGTAATGAGGTTGGTGTCAACAGGAGATCAAGAAGGGAGGAGGCAGATGATCATGGTGTCAACAGGCGAAGaagagatgatgatgatggggATGGTGGTCCGGAGGGAAGGTTTTCCTTGAAAAAACCAAAACGAGGTGAGGTCAACCATGTACCAGATCATCCTGAAAGCCACACTGAGGATGACTTGGAAGACCTGAGGTCTTCCCTGGTTGAAGCcatgaagaagaaaaacaaggaCATGGAGTTCATCAGACAGAAGATGGACATCACATTCTCCCTTAGGAGAATGGAGATTGTGGAGATGGAGCCCATGGTCTCAGAGGTTCTAGAGAGGTGGCCCGGTCTATTTCTTGAAGAACAG ATTTGTCAAGAGTTCACTCGTGTGACCACAAAGGACCTGATGGGAACATTTAAAGCTGCCCTTGAGATGTTCACCCCTCGTTTGCTGAAATTGTATCGTGCCAGGAAGGGCGCCTTTAGTCGAGAGATGGAAACCCTTTTGGAAATGCTTGACAAACAG ACATCTGACATCACAAGTCATCGCAGACAGGCAGCTGTGGAAGGTCTTCCCATATTTCTGCGGGAGAATACTGAGAAGCTTTTCTCTAGATGCCTG gCAACTGATGCAGATGACAAACAGATGAAAGGCATCAAGATGGGGGTCCTCACAGTGCTTGATGATGATAACGACGCAGTCATTAATATTGCCCTTGTGTTGGAGGAAACCATTGTCCTGAAAGACATCCCAGACACCCCGACTGCCCTTGCGTATCTTTTTGGCTTGCTTTATGCCCTCAACATGGAGTTCCCAAAAGACATCAGGTATACCTTTGAAACTATCCAGCACATTTTCATGGAAATGTCCACCGATTGCTCACAGCGTGTCCGGAGCTTCAAGACCAAGCTGTTAAACCAGTGA